From the genome of Erythrobacter litoralis, one region includes:
- a CDS encoding ornithine cyclodeaminase family protein, with protein MRIIPQSEVERLLPVGPCVEVMREAMIRVSRRDVSLPIRQFMPVPGVAGKLALMPGSLGTAGEAEDASFGIKLVCKYERPHGDPLGTHVGMVMLFDSAKGVPLAMVEGSSLTAIRTSAASALATDLLARKEAKVLAIIGNGEQAMRHIAAMQAVRAIESVRVWGRDAGRAAAFAKEAGQRFALPVETAPSVAQAVAGADIVCTTTSAKEPVLAGTDLEPGQHINLVGSAIPTTAEIDTDAVKRTRFYVDYRDAAMAAAGELLGAIRAGAVSEAHILAEIGEVAEDPALGRTSPADITCYKSLGVAAQDLAAAHEVWRMAEAEGAGTIVDLLA; from the coding sequence ATGCGCATCATCCCGCAATCCGAGGTCGAGAGGCTGCTGCCGGTCGGCCCCTGTGTCGAAGTGATGCGCGAGGCGATGATCCGCGTCTCGCGCCGCGACGTATCGCTCCCCATCCGCCAGTTCATGCCCGTGCCAGGCGTCGCCGGAAAGCTCGCGCTGATGCCCGGTTCGCTCGGCACCGCTGGCGAGGCTGAGGATGCGAGCTTCGGGATCAAGCTCGTGTGCAAATACGAACGCCCTCACGGCGATCCGCTCGGCACGCATGTCGGCATGGTGATGCTGTTCGACAGCGCGAAGGGCGTGCCACTCGCCATGGTCGAAGGGTCATCGCTCACCGCGATCCGCACCTCGGCAGCAAGCGCGCTGGCGACCGACCTCCTCGCGCGCAAGGAGGCGAAGGTGCTTGCGATCATCGGCAATGGCGAACAGGCGATGCGCCACATCGCCGCGATGCAGGCGGTGCGCGCAATCGAGAGCGTGCGCGTCTGGGGGCGCGATGCGGGCCGCGCGGCGGCGTTCGCGAAGGAAGCAGGCCAGCGCTTCGCCCTGCCGGTCGAAACCGCGCCCAGCGTCGCGCAGGCCGTCGCGGGCGCGGACATCGTATGCACCACGACCTCGGCGAAGGAGCCGGTTCTTGCCGGAACCGATCTCGAACCGGGCCAGCATATCAACCTCGTCGGCTCGGCCATTCCCACCACCGCCGAAATCGACACGGACGCGGTCAAGCGGACGCGCTTCTATGTCGATTACCGCGATGCGGCGATGGCGGCGGCGGGCGAATTGCTCGGCGCGATTCGCGCGGGGGCCGTCAGCGAGGCCCACATCCTGGCCGAGATCGGCGAAGTGGCCGAGGACCCCGCACTCGGCCGGACATCGCCTGCCGATATCACCTGCTACAAATCCCTCGGCGTCGCCGCGCAGGATCTCGCCGCCGCCCATGAGGTGTGGCGCATGGCCGAAGCCGAAGGGGCCGGGACCATCGTCGACCTGCTCGCTTGA
- a CDS encoding MFS transporter — protein sequence MASTAAPIPAADAPAASAKLPFSLKLGWGSGAFGISLLMNGISGLILLFAASILQIEPALAGTVIFLAKLIDVVTDPMVGVWSDRFESPRGRRRPFLFWGAIMAAASFALIFTTPMLGSQYLTAAWLFIVLSFYAIGYTIYNIPYMAMPAEMTEDYHERSSIHAFRMVFVSLGSLIAGAGVKVVLEWLGKTEAQSWAIVGLICAALIFASLMTAYYATARARFTHGEGKSDKSNMTQLVEEFGAVKQNRHFLRLISVKFAQLMGVQTTAAAFAYFFVQSLGRDFNTLAIFGVTVTASTILCAPLLVMLSRHIGKKNAYYLAAGTNVLYALSWSLASEGEPIWAIVLRGALVGLAFSGNVVMAMSMLTDIINADAERTGVRREGAFTALYSFVEKLTGALGPLIVGFALSFAGFDNKLPFDVPQGGDVDTALLVSVSWLPAVFGVIAMLLLSGYRLSEDDFAGNKDKGLT from the coding sequence ATGGCATCCACCGCCGCCCCGATCCCGGCCGCAGACGCCCCCGCCGCTTCGGCGAAACTGCCCTTCTCGCTCAAGCTCGGCTGGGGTTCGGGCGCGTTCGGCATCTCGCTGCTGATGAACGGGATTTCGGGCCTCATCCTGCTGTTCGCCGCGAGCATCCTGCAGATCGAGCCCGCTCTGGCCGGGACCGTCATCTTCCTTGCCAAGCTCATCGATGTCGTCACCGACCCGATGGTCGGCGTCTGGTCCGACCGGTTCGAATCCCCGCGCGGGCGGCGGCGGCCGTTCCTGTTCTGGGGCGCGATCATGGCCGCGGCGAGCTTCGCGCTCATTTTCACCACGCCGATGCTGGGGAGCCAGTACCTCACCGCCGCCTGGCTTTTCATCGTGCTCAGTTTCTACGCGATCGGCTACACGATCTACAACATCCCCTACATGGCGATGCCGGCCGAGATGACCGAGGATTACCACGAGCGTTCCTCTATCCACGCCTTTCGCATGGTGTTCGTGTCATTGGGATCGCTGATCGCAGGCGCGGGGGTCAAGGTCGTGCTCGAATGGCTCGGCAAGACCGAGGCGCAGAGCTGGGCGATCGTCGGGCTGATCTGCGCCGCATTGATCTTCGCGAGCCTGATGACAGCCTATTACGCGACCGCGCGCGCGCGTTTCACCCATGGGGAAGGCAAGTCCGACAAGAGCAACATGACCCAATTGGTCGAGGAATTCGGCGCGGTGAAGCAGAACCGCCATTTCCTGCGGCTGATCTCGGTCAAGTTCGCGCAGCTGATGGGCGTGCAGACGACCGCTGCGGCCTTCGCCTATTTCTTCGTCCAGAGCCTGGGGCGCGATTTCAACACGCTCGCGATCTTCGGTGTGACCGTGACTGCCTCGACGATCCTTTGCGCGCCGCTGCTCGTCATGCTGTCGCGCCATATCGGCAAGAAGAACGCCTACTATCTCGCCGCCGGGACCAACGTGCTCTACGCGCTGAGCTGGTCGCTCGCATCGGAAGGTGAACCGATCTGGGCGATCGTGCTGCGCGGCGCGCTGGTCGGCCTCGCCTTCAGCGGCAATGTCGTGATGGCGATGAGCATGCTGACCGACATCATCAACGCCGATGCGGAGCGCACCGGCGTGCGGCGCGAAGGGGCGTTCACCGCGCTCTACAGCTTCGTCGAAAAGCTGACCGGCGCGCTCGGCCCGCTGATCGTCGGCTTCGCGCTGTCCTTTGCAGGGTTCGACAACAAGCTGCCTTTCGACGTGCCGCAGGGCGGCGATGTCGACACGGCGCTGCTCGTTTCGGTATCGTGGCTGCCCGCGGTGTTCGGGGTGATCGCGATGCTGCTGTTGTCGGGATACCGGCTGAGCGAGGACGATTTCGCAGGAAACAAGGATAAGGGACTGACATGA
- a CDS encoding alpha/beta fold hydrolase encodes MVTASTETRRVDIGDAEIHVEITGSGPPVLLVAGLGGRGAFWSEQVAAFADHFTVITFDHRGCGASTPDKVVYGAEHMANDVLALMDAMDLEKVRLVGHSTGGAIGQHIALSHPERLEQLVLSCSWAGPDTYLTELFRTRREILISCGPLAYLTTGTYLAMPSRYLQPQMKSARAFMEERLAAFPGLEVELSRINAVYTHDLRSRVHDIAVPTFCIGAMDDQITPPGFTSELARLIPHAKEHLLDHGGHFCPRVVTEVYNEAVLSFLQG; translated from the coding sequence ATGGTGACCGCTTCGACCGAAACGCGCCGCGTCGATATCGGCGACGCGGAAATCCACGTGGAGATCACCGGCAGCGGCCCGCCGGTCCTGCTTGTCGCCGGGCTGGGCGGTCGCGGCGCGTTCTGGTCCGAGCAGGTCGCTGCCTTTGCCGATCACTTCACGGTGATCACCTTCGACCATCGCGGCTGCGGCGCATCGACGCCGGACAAGGTCGTCTACGGCGCCGAGCACATGGCGAACGACGTGCTCGCGCTGATGGACGCGATGGACCTCGAAAAGGTGCGGCTGGTCGGCCATTCGACCGGCGGGGCGATCGGGCAGCATATCGCACTCTCGCATCCCGAGCGGCTCGAGCAATTGGTGCTGTCGTGCAGCTGGGCGGGGCCGGACACCTATCTGACCGAACTGTTCCGCACCCGGCGAGAAATCCTCATCTCCTGCGGCCCGCTCGCCTACCTGACGACGGGCACATACCTCGCCATGCCGAGCCGCTATCTCCAGCCGCAGATGAAAAGCGCGCGCGCCTTCATGGAGGAACGCCTCGCCGCTTTCCCCGGGCTGGAGGTCGAACTGTCGCGCATCAACGCGGTCTATACGCACGACCTCAGAAGCCGCGTGCACGACATCGCCGTGCCGACTTTCTGCATCGGGGCGATGGACGACCAGATAACCCCGCCCGGCTTCACCAGCGAACTCGCCCGGCTGATCCCGCACGCAAAGGAACACCTGCTGGATCACGGCGGCCATTTCTGCCCGCGCGTCGTCACCGAGGTGTATAACGAGGCCGTGCTTTCATTCCTGCAAGGTTGA
- a CDS encoding serine hydrolase domain-containing protein — MNHASLRTIQRSRLICMMATAAGIALAAAAGVAAQDTDGGESGAQDLAAPAPAPAAIAAADSRTAYPAEDEAVYLARFNQLLEAARTGAGLASYDPLEPVAGADHAAPLPVADAPGLSAEALAEAQAYAAARNSNAFIIVKDGTIRHESYFGETTLETPVVSRSLAKPVTALLVGRAIRQGHIESLDQPVADFLTEWQGDPAREKILVRHLLDMRTGLLPQGFSREPEDILNRAYLHPRHDEVIINDYPVTHEAGTRYEYSNANSELVAPVIERATGMRYGKYLTEALLEPIGAMGGDIWVNREGGTAHSGCCLLLPAQSWVRMAMLVMADGVWEGERLLPEGYAQAMRTATAENPHYGMGVWVAGPYVAERGFAHPSVPYGKVAHREPYLDKDLVLFDGNANQVVYMIPSQDMIVLRTGDAPPRDAPWDNTVIPNLLIRDAAAQAGETLPEPQPHPQPEPQSQQ, encoded by the coding sequence ATGAACCACGCGTCGCTTCGCACCATCCAACGATCCCGCCTCATCTGCATGATGGCGACCGCTGCCGGCATCGCGCTCGCCGCCGCCGCAGGTGTGGCCGCGCAGGACACCGACGGCGGGGAAAGCGGGGCGCAGGATCTCGCCGCGCCCGCCCCCGCTCCTGCCGCCATCGCAGCCGCGGACAGCCGCACGGCCTATCCTGCCGAGGACGAGGCGGTTTACCTCGCACGCTTCAACCAGCTGCTCGAAGCCGCGCGCACGGGCGCCGGGCTTGCTTCCTATGACCCGCTCGAGCCCGTCGCGGGTGCGGATCATGCGGCGCCCCTGCCGGTGGCCGACGCGCCCGGTCTTTCGGCGGAAGCGCTCGCCGAAGCGCAAGCCTATGCGGCAGCGCGCAATTCCAATGCCTTCATCATCGTCAAGGACGGCACGATCCGGCATGAAAGCTATTTCGGCGAAACGACCCTCGAGACGCCGGTCGTCTCGCGCTCGCTCGCCAAGCCGGTGACCGCGCTGCTTGTCGGGCGGGCGATACGGCAGGGGCACATCGAATCGCTCGACCAGCCGGTCGCCGATTTCCTGACCGAATGGCAGGGCGATCCCGCGCGCGAGAAGATCCTCGTGCGGCACCTGCTCGACATGCGTACCGGCCTACTGCCGCAGGGTTTCTCGCGCGAGCCGGAGGACATTCTCAACCGCGCCTATCTCCACCCGCGCCATGACGAGGTGATCATCAACGATTACCCCGTCACCCACGAGGCGGGCACGCGCTACGAATATTCCAACGCCAATTCCGAACTCGTCGCCCCCGTCATCGAACGCGCGACCGGCATGCGCTACGGCAAATACCTGACCGAAGCGCTGCTCGAGCCGATCGGGGCGATGGGCGGCGATATCTGGGTCAACCGCGAAGGCGGCACCGCGCATTCGGGCTGCTGCCTGCTGCTCCCGGCGCAAAGCTGGGTGCGCATGGCAATGCTGGTGATGGCGGACGGCGTGTGGGAGGGCGAGCGCCTGCTTCCCGAAGGTTACGCGCAGGCCATGCGCACCGCCACCGCCGAAAACCCGCATTACGGCATGGGCGTGTGGGTCGCCGGTCCCTATGTGGCAGAGCGCGGCTTCGCCCATCCCAGCGTTCCCTATGGAAAGGTCGCGCACCGCGAGCCCTATCTCGACAAGGACCTCGTCCTGTTCGACGGCAATGCCAACCAGGTGGTCTACATGATCCCCTCGCAGGACATGATCGTGCTGCGAACCGGCGATGCGCCGCCCAGGGACGCGCCGTGGGACAACACCGTGATCCCCAACCTCCTGATCCGCGACGCCGCGGCGCAGGCGGGCGAGACGCTGCCCGAACCGCAGCCGCACCCACAACCTGAACCGCAGTCGCAACAATGA
- a CDS encoding class I SAM-dependent methyltransferase, translating to MTTPFQDPKLRQRGRASVDFLAGMAAASGPVRARVDAAIAEKVASPDALPEDLDERLAHMDALLADSPAYPVQQLLGDWHGRMHGRISAEAFEEVEGDLAPLFEAAEQGPATLRLDPDLKAPDYWDGVHFHRTTGGWEGHTHMGYIHGEIIHKKLVGRFFPGGIFQQRRDVAAMAPRESYRRILDMGCSSGHFTTALAETYPNAQIVGVDLSARMLEHAWRTANANGWNWQLSQQAAEATDFENESFDLVASYIILHEMPAHAICAVFAEAFRLLEPGGDMIMSDVTRYADMDRLAVWKADRGAMFGGEPHWRESASLDLEQVAREAGFVDVTTKGPYPYVIQGRKPEA from the coding sequence ATGACGACACCTTTCCAGGACCCGAAACTGCGCCAGCGCGGGCGCGCCTCGGTCGATTTCCTCGCCGGCATGGCGGCGGCCTCAGGGCCGGTCCGCGCACGCGTCGATGCGGCGATCGCCGAAAAGGTGGCCTCGCCCGATGCGCTTCCCGAAGACCTCGACGAACGGCTCGCCCACATGGACGCGCTGCTTGCCGACAGCCCGGCCTACCCGGTCCAGCAGCTTCTCGGCGACTGGCACGGGCGGATGCACGGCCGCATCTCCGCGGAAGCCTTCGAGGAAGTCGAGGGCGACCTCGCCCCGCTGTTCGAGGCCGCCGAACAGGGCCCCGCGACCCTGCGGCTCGACCCGGACCTGAAGGCGCCCGATTACTGGGACGGCGTCCATTTCCACCGCACCACCGGCGGCTGGGAAGGGCACACGCACATGGGCTACATCCATGGCGAGATCATCCACAAGAAGCTCGTCGGGCGGTTCTTCCCCGGCGGCATCTTCCAGCAGCGCCGCGACGTCGCCGCGATGGCCCCGCGGGAAAGCTACCGCCGCATTCTCGACATGGGCTGCTCCTCGGGCCATTTCACCACCGCGCTCGCCGAGACCTACCCGAACGCGCAGATCGTCGGCGTGGACCTGTCGGCACGGATGCTCGAACACGCGTGGCGCACCGCGAATGCGAACGGGTGGAACTGGCAGCTTTCGCAGCAGGCGGCAGAGGCCACCGATTTCGAGAATGAAAGCTTCGACCTCGTCGCGAGCTACATCATCCTCCACGAAATGCCCGCCCACGCGATCTGCGCGGTCTTTGCCGAGGCGTTCCGCCTGCTCGAGCCCGGCGGCGACATGATCATGAGCGATGTCACCCGCTATGCCGACATGGACCGGCTCGCCGTGTGGAAGGCCGACCGTGGCGCGATGTTCGGGGGCGAGCCGCACTGGCGCGAAAGCGCGAGCCTCGATCTCGAACAGGTCGCGCGCGAGGCGGGCTTCGTCGACGTGACGACCAAGGGCCCCTACCCTTACGTGATCCAGGGGCGGAAACCCGAGGCATGA
- a CDS encoding TonB-dependent receptor: MGRFTQGTSIGAIAASLALAAPPAVFAQDNEEAEAETARASNTIIVTARSRAEDIQDVPIAITAFGEEDIDRRGLQELDDVARFTPGFSFEDFSGGFAQPVIRGQATTRVTALESNVSTFFDGIYMPRSWAVDIGTVNLSRIEIVKGPQSARYGRNAFSGAINYIPKKAELTGEIEGELTATIGSDERYDGGIFLNFSPVDNFALAASYNYSSFDGTWNNAHPFADTLNADGPSTTGNVGGWENEALSISAAAEIAPGIRLNASYNYFDVSQEARASRYFADSTGGILDPEQSLDLTPITNAGALRFGNFPLLRGEFPGPADSVLVDPRSFANQSQTGIFRAEVDAEITDSLTFNYIFGNVNGDVNIGTSGEPDPINCGTVVNIVGPLCNFQQTPVGGIDYDTHEARLTFDNSQIRASVGGFISDGTDTNRFASINLQPITDANNFQPLNGTPVPNLNPAGPFNILLADENTRTEVVSVFGELYWTSADGRLTLGAETRYSETEITAIDNRREATLNETFDEFTPRFTVEYEFNPDVMLFATAARGAKAGGFNVTARNIEDRTFGPETNWTYEAGIKSAFLNGDLIFNASLFYTDWQDIQINAADEDPADPTNPNVPNITVNLGDAEVYGIELATRWQASDNFSLDATFSHTEATYGDGTVDSRFSRGTPGVNVPCDNVVCNANGDIGGNEVERTPPTQASFGAQWDGELGGGNSYFLRGDASWQSEFFGDSANVSIIPDRFLVNASAGLTFDDRYSIRVWARNLLDETYTSNAFIVVLPFGNTFGQFFGERRTFGATVTADF, from the coding sequence ATGGGCCGCTTCACACAAGGGACAAGCATCGGTGCAATCGCGGCGAGCCTTGCGCTCGCGGCGCCGCCGGCTGTCTTCGCGCAGGACAACGAGGAGGCCGAAGCCGAAACCGCCCGTGCCTCGAACACGATCATCGTCACCGCCCGCAGCCGGGCCGAGGACATCCAGGACGTGCCGATCGCGATCACCGCTTTCGGCGAAGAGGACATCGACCGGCGCGGCCTGCAGGAACTCGACGATGTGGCGCGCTTCACGCCCGGTTTCAGTTTCGAGGATTTCTCCGGCGGTTTCGCCCAGCCGGTCATCCGCGGGCAGGCGACGACCCGCGTGACCGCGCTTGAATCGAACGTCTCGACCTTCTTCGACGGGATCTACATGCCCCGGTCCTGGGCGGTCGATATCGGCACTGTCAATCTGAGCCGGATCGAGATCGTCAAGGGTCCGCAAAGCGCGCGCTACGGGCGAAACGCCTTTTCGGGCGCGATCAACTACATCCCGAAAAAGGCCGAACTGACGGGCGAGATCGAGGGCGAACTGACCGCCACGATCGGTTCGGACGAACGCTATGACGGCGGCATCTTCCTCAATTTCTCGCCGGTCGACAATTTTGCGCTCGCGGCGAGCTACAATTATTCGAGCTTCGACGGGACGTGGAACAACGCCCATCCCTTCGCCGACACCCTCAACGCCGACGGGCCCAGCACCACCGGCAATGTCGGCGGGTGGGAGAACGAGGCGCTTTCGATCAGCGCGGCGGCGGAAATCGCTCCGGGCATCAGGCTCAATGCCTCCTACAATTATTTCGACGTCAGCCAGGAAGCGCGCGCCTCGCGCTATTTCGCGGACTCGACGGGCGGCATTCTCGATCCCGAACAGAGCCTCGACCTGACGCCGATCACCAATGCCGGCGCGCTGCGGTTCGGGAATTTCCCGCTCCTGCGCGGCGAATTTCCCGGACCGGCCGATTCCGTCCTGGTCGACCCGCGCAGCTTCGCCAACCAGTCGCAGACCGGCATTTTCCGGGCCGAGGTGGATGCCGAGATCACGGACAGCCTGACGTTCAACTACATCTTCGGCAACGTGAACGGCGATGTGAACATCGGCACCAGCGGGGAACCCGATCCGATCAATTGCGGCACGGTGGTCAACATCGTCGGCCCGCTCTGCAATTTCCAGCAGACCCCGGTCGGCGGCATCGACTATGACACGCACGAGGCGCGGCTGACTTTCGACAACAGCCAGATCAGGGCCTCGGTCGGCGGGTTCATCTCGGACGGGACGGACACGAACCGCTTTGCGAGCATCAACCTCCAGCCGATCACCGATGCGAACAATTTCCAGCCGCTCAACGGCACGCCCGTGCCAAACCTCAACCCGGCCGGCCCGTTCAACATCCTGCTGGCGGACGAGAACACCCGCACCGAAGTCGTCTCGGTTTTCGGCGAACTCTACTGGACCTCGGCCGACGGACGGCTGACGCTGGGCGCGGAGACGCGTTATTCGGAAACCGAGATCACCGCGATCGACAATCGCCGCGAGGCGACGCTGAACGAGACATTCGACGAGTTCACCCCGCGCTTTACCGTCGAATATGAATTCAATCCCGACGTCATGCTGTTCGCTACCGCCGCGCGCGGTGCCAAGGCGGGCGGCTTCAACGTGACCGCGCGCAACATCGAGGACCGCACCTTCGGCCCGGAAACCAACTGGACCTACGAAGCGGGCATCAAGAGCGCGTTCCTCAATGGCGACCTGATCTTCAACGCCTCGCTCTTCTACACCGACTGGCAGGACATACAGATCAACGCCGCGGACGAGGATCCGGCCGATCCTACCAATCCCAACGTGCCAAACATCACGGTCAATCTGGGCGATGCGGAAGTCTACGGGATCGAGCTCGCGACGCGCTGGCAGGCGAGCGACAATTTCAGCCTCGATGCGACCTTCAGCCACACCGAGGCGACCTATGGCGACGGTACGGTCGACAGCCGTTTCAGCCGCGGCACGCCGGGCGTGAACGTTCCCTGCGACAACGTGGTTTGCAATGCCAACGGCGACATCGGCGGGAACGAAGTCGAACGCACGCCGCCGACCCAGGCCTCTTTCGGGGCGCAGTGGGACGGCGAACTGGGCGGCGGGAACAGCTATTTCCTGCGCGGCGATGCGAGCTGGCAGAGCGAGTTCTTCGGCGACAGCGCGAATGTCTCGATCATCCCCGATCGCTTCCTCGTCAATGCGAGCGCGGGCCTGACCTTCGACGATCGTTATTCGATCCGCGTATGGGCGCGCAACCTGCTCGACGAGACCTACACCTCGAACGCCTTCATCGTGGTACTGCCCTTCGGCAACACGTTCGGCCAGTTCTTCGGCGAACGCCGGACCTTCGGGGCGACGGTGACGGCGGACTTCTGA
- a CDS encoding cupin domain-containing protein yields MATEPDPHPPIGHITKGRSVIVGPDEGRSLWQPMPSRGYVDVNLTPDNMPYDTFSSGIQVMPPGGMVREHGHRQNHELVFVYEGTGEVDIDGEVTEFGPGTTILFARNCTHWIKNTGDTDMKMFWVFFPPGLEDWFYAIGRERTPGEDMPEPFDRPDNVEEVMAKMRFLPPRSQG; encoded by the coding sequence ATGGCCACCGAACCCGATCCGCACCCGCCCATCGGCCACATCACGAAAGGCCGCTCGGTCATCGTCGGCCCCGACGAAGGCCGTTCGCTGTGGCAGCCGATGCCGAGCCGGGGCTATGTCGATGTCAATCTCACCCCTGACAACATGCCCTACGACACGTTTTCGTCGGGCATCCAGGTCATGCCTCCGGGCGGCATGGTGCGCGAACACGGGCACAGGCAGAACCACGAACTCGTCTTCGTCTACGAAGGCACGGGCGAGGTCGATATCGACGGCGAGGTGACCGAGTTCGGCCCCGGCACGACGATCCTGTTTGCACGCAACTGCACCCACTGGATCAAGAATACGGGCGATACCGACATGAAGATGTTCTGGGTGTTCTTCCCGCCGGGGCTGGAGGACTGGTTCTATGCCATCGGCCGCGAGCGCACTCCTGGCGAGGACATGCCCGAACCGTTCGACCGGCCCGACAACGTCGAGGAAGTGATGGCGAAGATGCGCTTCCTTCCACCGCGTTCGCAGGGATAG
- a CDS encoding aldehyde dehydrogenase family protein — MAVIDLAPETRSFIGGDKKMLIGGDWVDPSQDSAIPVINPADGESLARIGDAAEADVDRAVKAARRAFDEGPWPDMKPGERALLMNRIASALEAHAEQLAQLETLDNGKPINFARMDVAAAIGAIRYYAGWADKIHGSTHSIGMPGEHHVYTIKEPVGVAALIVPWNYPLVMAAMKLGPCLAAGCTAVLKPAEDTSLTALRLGEIMLEAGLPEGVLNIVTGYGHTVGNALIHHPGVDKIAFTGSTATGKVIAHAAAEGLKKVSLELGGKSPNIIMPDADLEAAIPASALGIFYNSGQTCTAPSRLYVHEDVADDVIKGIAEFGKTMKIAPGMDEESMIGPLVSQKQFDRVTSYVQQGEAEGAEIVSGGRRHGNTGYFLEPTVIAKTTNDMTVVREEIFGPVLVTQTFKSEEEAIALANDNAYGLAGCVWTRDITTAHTMAKKVKAGIIGLNTAMGADWDVPLGGYKQSGIGRENSRDGLELYLNTKSVFAQLKSAW; from the coding sequence ATGGCCGTGATCGACCTTGCCCCCGAAACCCGCTCCTTCATCGGCGGCGACAAGAAAATGCTGATCGGCGGCGACTGGGTCGATCCGTCGCAGGATTCCGCGATCCCCGTCATCAACCCGGCCGACGGCGAAAGCCTCGCGCGGATCGGGGACGCCGCCGAGGCCGACGTGGACCGCGCGGTGAAAGCCGCCCGCCGCGCCTTCGACGAGGGACCATGGCCGGACATGAAGCCGGGCGAGCGGGCGCTGCTCATGAACCGCATCGCCAGCGCTCTCGAAGCCCATGCCGAACAGCTCGCCCAGCTCGAAACGCTCGACAACGGCAAGCCTATCAATTTCGCGCGCATGGACGTGGCGGCGGCGATCGGGGCGATCCGCTATTACGCGGGCTGGGCGGACAAGATCCACGGCAGCACGCATTCGATCGGCATGCCGGGCGAGCATCACGTCTACACGATCAAGGAACCGGTCGGCGTCGCCGCGCTGATCGTGCCGTGGAACTATCCGCTCGTCATGGCCGCGATGAAACTCGGCCCCTGCCTTGCCGCCGGCTGCACCGCCGTGCTCAAGCCCGCGGAGGACACCTCGCTCACCGCGCTGCGCCTTGGCGAGATCATGCTGGAGGCCGGGCTTCCCGAAGGCGTGCTCAACATCGTCACCGGATATGGCCACACGGTCGGCAATGCGCTGATCCACCATCCCGGCGTGGACAAGATCGCCTTCACCGGATCGACCGCGACAGGCAAGGTGATCGCCCACGCCGCGGCCGAGGGGCTGAAGAAGGTCAGCCTCGAACTCGGCGGCAAGTCGCCCAATATCATCATGCCCGACGCCGATCTCGAAGCCGCGATTCCGGCAAGCGCGCTCGGCATCTTCTACAACAGCGGGCAGACCTGCACCGCGCCTTCGCGCCTCTATGTCCACGAGGACGTCGCGGACGACGTGATCAAGGGCATCGCCGAATTCGGAAAGACCATGAAGATCGCACCCGGCATGGATGAAGAAAGCATGATCGGGCCGCTTGTCAGCCAGAAGCAGTTCGACCGGGTGACCAGCTATGTCCAGCAGGGCGAGGCCGAGGGCGCCGAGATCGTCAGCGGCGGCAGGCGGCATGGCAATACGGGCTATTTTCTGGAGCCCACGGTGATCGCGAAGACCACCAACGACATGACCGTGGTGCGCGAGGAGATCTTCGGACCCGTCCTGGTCACGCAGACGTTCAAGAGCGAGGAGGAGGCGATCGCGCTCGCCAATGACAACGCCTATGGCCTTGCCGGCTGCGTGTGGACGCGCGACATCACCACCGCGCACACCATGGCGAAGAAGGTCAAGGCCGGGATCATCGGGCTGAACACCGCGATGGGCGCCGACTGGGACGTGCCGCTGGGCGGGTACAAGCAATCGGGCATCGGGCGCGAGAACAGCCGCGACGGGCTCGAACTCTACCTCAACACGAAATCGGTCTTCGCCCAGCTCAAATCGGCATGGTGA